In Primulina eburnea isolate SZY01 chromosome 3, ASM2296580v1, whole genome shotgun sequence, one DNA window encodes the following:
- the LOC140825398 gene encoding actin-related protein 2/3 complex subunit 3-like isoform X2 gives MVYHSSFLDDEETTKACGCPLLPLKSHIKGPAPVSELDSTDIVDEAITFFRANVFFRNFEIKSSADKLLIYLTFYVNIALKRLEGCRTLAEGTKAIISLGLETVPVPGEPGFPFPGLFTHPQSRQEAELFRIYLKQIREETSGRLLSVAYRPNGTPNKWWLAFAKRKFMNIIHTNDLS, from the exons ATG GTCTACCACTCCAGTTTTCTCGATGATGAAGAAACTACTAAAGCATGTGGATGCCCTTTGCTTCCCTTGAAAAGCCACATAAAAGGACCAGCTCCTGTATCAGAGCTAG ATAGCACGGATATAGTTGATGAGGCGATAACATTCTTTCGAGCCAATGTCTTCTTCAGAAACTTTGAAATCAAGAGTTCAGCTGATAAGCTGCTTATCTACTTGACATTTTATGTTAATATTGCTCTGAAGAGGCTTGAAGGCTGCAGAACTTTAGCCGAAGGAACCAAAGCAATTATTAGTTTGGGACTGGAAACTGTGCCTGTTCCTGGAGAGCCTGGATTTCCGTTTCCAGGACTATTTACTCATCCACAATCTAGACAAGAAGCAG AACTATTCCGGATTTATTTGAAGCAAATACGGGAAGAAACTAGTGGAAGATTATTGAGTGTGGCATATCGACCGAATGGAACTCCAAACAAATGGTGGCTGGCCTTTGCTAAGAGAAAGTTTATGAACATCATCCATACAAATGATTTGTCCTGA
- the LOC140825398 gene encoding actin-related protein 2/3 complex subunit 3-like isoform X1, with amino-acid sequence MVYHSSFLDDEETTKACGCPLLPLKSHIKGPAPVSELDSTDIVDEAITFFRANVFFRNFEIKSSADKLLIYLTFYVNIALKRLEGCRTLAEGTKAIISLGLETVPVPGEPGFPFPGLFTHPQSRQEAELFRIYLKQIREETSGRLLSVAYRPNGTPNKWWLAFAKRKFMNIIHTNDLS; translated from the exons atg GTCTACCACTCCAGTTTTCTCGATGATGAAGAAACTACTAAAGCATGTGGATGCCCTTTGCTTCCCTTGAAAAGCCACATAAAAGGACCAGCTCCTGTATCAGAGCTAG ATAGCACGGATATAGTTGATGAGGCGATAACATTCTTTCGAGCCAATGTCTTCTTCAGAAACTTTGAAATCAAGAGTTCAGCTGATAAGCTGCTTATCTACTTGACATTTTATGTTAATATTGCTCTGAAGAGGCTTGAAGGCTGCAGAACTTTAGCCGAAGGAACCAAAGCAATTATTAGTTTGGGACTGGAAACTGTGCCTGTTCCTGGAGAGCCTGGATTTCCGTTTCCAGGACTATTTACTCATCCACAATCTAGACAAGAAGCAG AACTATTCCGGATTTATTTGAAGCAAATACGGGAAGAAACTAGTGGAAGATTATTGAGTGTGGCATATCGACCGAATGGAACTCCAAACAAATGGTGGCTGGCCTTTGCTAAGAGAAAGTTTATGAACATCATCCATACAAATGATTTGTCCTGA
- the LOC140825397 gene encoding heptahelical transmembrane protein 1-like produces the protein MVSSCKGSVRNRKLVKGMDQEKDGKLCTPEKINSFSKRKIGCKDFEGKKYHLLSYHELPEYMKDNEYILNYYRADWPLKQAFFSVFRWHNETLNVWTHLLGFLLFLGLTVANVKDVAQVADFITVFAGQYPSANISKNFSLGPTKLIDLKQESHLKIDTTSSEAATTNWPFYVYLGGSMFCLLSSSVCHLFCCHSRHLNLLLLQMDYVGITVMIITSYFPAMYYIFQCTPHWQVVYLVGITIVGICTIVTLLTPAFSTGKYRSFRAMLFVSMGLIGLIPAVHAVVVNWEDPHRNVTLAYESVMALSYLIGTMFYVCRIPERWKPGFFDLAGHSHQIFHVFVVFGALAHYDAAQLFLRYRGQIGCDK, from the exons atGGTAAGTAGCTGTAAAGGGTCTGTTCGTAATAGGAAATTAGTTAAAGGGATGGATCAAGAAAAAGATGGAAAACTTTGCACACCGGAGAAGATCAACAGCTTCAGCAAGAGAAAGATTGGTTGCAAAGATTTCGAAGGGAAAAAATACCATCTTTTATCCTATCATGAGCTGCCGGAGTATATGAAGGATAATGAATACATATTGAATTATTACAGGGCTGATTGGCCTCTGAAACAGGCTTTTTTCAGTGTATTTCGGTGGCATAATGAGACATTGAATGTGTGGAC GCATTTGCTCGGGTTCTTGTTGTTCTTGGGATTGACAGTGGCAAATGTAAAGGACGTGGCTCAGGTTGCAGATTTCATCACAGTATTTGCTGG GCAATACCCATCAGCAAATATCTCCAAGAATTTCTCCCTG GGGCCGACAAAATTGATCGACCTGAAGCAAGAATCTCATTTGAAAATCGACACGACCTCGAGCGAAGCGGCCACCACGAACTGGCCATTTTATGTGTACTTAGGCGGTTCCATGTTCTGTCTCCTCTCAAGTAGCGTTTGCCATCTCTTCTGTTGCCATTCACGCCACCTTAACTTGTTGCTACTTCAGATGGATTATGTCGGTATAACTGTCATGATAATTACGTCCTATTTCCCCGCCATGTACTACATCTTTCAATGCACCCCGCATTGGCAAGTCGTTTACCTGGTGGGTATCACGATCGTCGGGATTTGCACCATTGTCACGTTGCTCACTCCGGCCTTTTCGACTGGGAAATACCGCTCTTTCCGAGCTATGCTTTTTGTATCTATGGGATTGATTGGTTTGATACCGGCGGTTCATGCAGTCGTCGTGAATTGGGAAGATCCCCACCGTAACGTTACATTGGCTTATGAATCTGTCATGGCTTTATCGTATTTGATAGGGACGATGTtttatgtttgccggattcctGAGCGGTGGAAGCCGGGGTTCTTCGACCTTGCGGGGCATAGCCATCAAATCTTCCATGTTTTTGTTGTGTTTGGGGCATTAGCACATTATGATGCAGCACAATTGTTCTTGAGATATCGTGGTCAGATTGGGTGTGACAAATAG
- the LOC140828645 gene encoding sugar transport protein 8-like encodes MAPAITPIQNGGGDVNSPAKLTKQVVVCSIIAAFGGLMFGYDIGISGGVTSMDDFLLKFFPVVYEKKHRVKEDNYCKYNNQTLQLFTSSLYLAAVVCSFFASFCCKKLGRKRTMQMAAAFFFLGVILNTAALNLPMLIIGRLCLGAGVGFGNQAVPLFISEIAPAKYRGGLNICFQMLITVGILIANLVNYITTNIHPYGWRISLGGAALPAIFLGLGSLLIVETPASLIERDHTEDGLRVLKKIRGVEDVEKEYSEILQATETAKKIKHPFRNLMKRSSFPQLFCGTILQVFQQFTGINVIMFYAPVLFQTMGISGDASLLSAVVTGSINCLSTLVAIFGVDRVGRRFLLIEATIQMLISQGLTGAILATQLHSTNAIPKLYAIIVVLLICVFVSGFAWSWGPLGWLIPSEIFPLETRTSGFFFAVSMNMICTFIIAQAFLTMLCHMRSGIFFFFVAWIVFMGIFAVFLLPETKGIPIDEMNERVWKKHWFWRRFFDDGVESQV; translated from the exons ATGGCACCGGCAATCACACCTATTCAGAACGGTGGCGGCGATGTCAACTCTCCAGCCAAGCTCACCAAACAGGTGGTGGTATGTTCCATCATCGCTGCATTTGGAGGTCTCATGTTTGGATATGATATCGGCATATCTG GAGGAGTGACGTCCATGGATGATTTCTTGTTGAAGTTCTTCCCAGTTGTTTACGAAAAGAAACATAGAGTTAAAGAAGACAACTACTGCAAATATAATAACCAGACGCTTCAACTCTTCACGTCTTCTTTATacttggcagctgtggtttgcAGTTTCTTCGCATCTTTTTGTTGCAAGAAGTTGGGCCGCAAACGCACCATGCAGATGGCCGCCGCCTTCTTCTTCCTCGGAGTTATTCTCAACACCGCTGCTCTGAATCTTCCTATGCTTATAATCGGCCGACTTTGTTTGGGTGCTGGTGTTGGGTTCGGCAACCAg GCAGTGCCGCTGTTTATATCAGAAATCGCTCCGGCAAAATACAGGGGAGGCCTAAACATATGCTTTCAGATGCTGATCACCGTTGGCATCTTGATTGCTAATTTAGTCAACTATATCACAACAAATATTCATCCTTATGGCTGGAGAATATCTCTTGGCGGTGCTGCACTGCCGGCCATTTTCCTCGGTTTAGGATCCCTTCTCATTGTTGAAACACCCGCTAGCCTGATCGAGCGTGACCATACGGAGGACGGCTTAAGGGTTCTCAAGAAAATCCGAGGTGTAGAAGATGTCGAAAAAGAGTACAGTGAAATTCTGCAAGCCACAGAAACGGCGAAGAAGATCAAGCACCCTTTTAGGAACCTGATGAAACGATCCAGTTTTCCACAACTCTTCTGCGGCACGATTCTGCAAGTATTCCAACAATTTACAGGGATTAATGTGATCATGTTTTATGCTCCCGTACTCTTTCAGACTATGGGGATTTCGGGAGATGCATCTTTGCTGTCAGCTGTTGTCACGGGTTCTATCAATTGTCTTTCGACTTTGGTTGCAATCTTTGGAGTCGATAGAGTTGGAAGAAGATTTTTACTTATTGAAGCCACCATCCAAATGCTTATTTCTCAG GGTTTGACCGGAGCAATTCTCGCAACTCAATTGCACTCAACAAACGCCATTCCTAAGCTCTATGCCATTATAGTCGTGCTCCTAATCTGCGTTTTCGTATCGGGTTTCGCCTGGTCGTGGGGTCCTCTAGGTTGGTTGATTCCAAGTGAGATCTTCCCATTGGAAACACGAACATCGGGCTTCTTCTTTGCGGTGAGCATGAACATGATATGCACATTCATCATAGCTCAAGCCTTTCTGACGATGCTATGCCACATGAGGTCGGGCATATTCTTCTTCTTTGTGGCATGGATTGTTTTCATGGGAATCTTTGCTGTGTTCTTGCTGCCAGAGACCAAGGGAATTCCCATTGACGAGATGAATGAAAGAGTTTGGAAGAAACACTGGTTCTGGCGTAGATTTTTCGATGATGGAGTTGAATCACAAGTATAA